Proteins encoded in a region of the Dreissena polymorpha isolate Duluth1 chromosome 6, UMN_Dpol_1.0, whole genome shotgun sequence genome:
- the LOC127833370 gene encoding uncharacterized protein LOC127833370 — translation MQGKIVASSEIPRVHGEDSVTTNWAGQREGPHYVDSPSMPLRVSRVQTYLPMYTEPEKTATGNCRLLKRLFRATINIVITVAISVFVTYCLIYNHFIADKIGHNVAEAREKINPTNKVSTFGALAGDTSMPANQHNVYAVFSLDQVALNNTGDIRWLKSDGSDSVTPNKTDSCVVVKQGGLYGAFSQITFKFSPSSKERVGHSIYVIRHGTANETMIQKRNLDKPQLRLETHTFLQPSNINAFVSLSSGDQVCVNPSPPDMVYKSAVDNILTVVRLAM, via the exons atgcaaggTAAAATTGTGGCAAGTAGCGAGATACCCCGGGTACACGGAGAGGACAGTGTGACTACCAACTGGGCGGGCCAGAGGGAGGGCCCGCACTACGTGGATAGCCCTTCGATGCCGCTCCGGGTGTCACGTGTCCAGACGTATCTACCCATGTACACGGAGCCCGAGAAAACAGCGACTGGAAACTGTCGACTACTGAAACGGCTGTTCAGAGCCACTATAAACATCGTCATAACAGTCGCAATATCAGTGTTCGTGACATATTGCTTAATCTACAACCACTTTATAGCCGATAAGATCGGACACAATGTTGCGGAAGCAAGAGAAAAA ATTAATCCAACGAACAAAGTATCGACATTCGGAGCACTAGCAG GCGATACATCGATGCCTGCCAATCAGCATAATGTGTATGCTGTGTTCTCTCTGGACCAAGTCGCGTTGAATA ACACTGGAGACATTAGATGGCTAAAATCGGACGGTTCGGATTCTGTAACCCCAAACAAGACTGACAGCTGTGTCGTAGTTAAACAAGGAGGTCTTTATGGCGCTTTTTCGCAGATAACATTCAAGTTCAGCCCTTCGTCGAAGGAACGTGTCGGTCACAGTATCTACGTGATCAGACACGGCACCGCAAACGAAACCATGATCCAAAAGAGGAACCTTGATAAGCCGCAACTGCGACTGGAGACACACACGTTTTTGCAGCCCAGCAATATCAACGCGTTCGTAAGCCTCAGTTCAGGAGATCAGGTGTGTGTAAACCCGTCTCCCCCGGATATGGTCTACAAATCGGCAGTGGACAATATTCTGACTGTTGTAAGATTAGCTATGTGA